A single genomic interval of Camelina sativa cultivar DH55 chromosome 11, Cs, whole genome shotgun sequence harbors:
- the LOC104726281 gene encoding probable 18S rRNA (guanine-N(7))-methyltransferase — MANRPELLAPPEIFYDETEARKYTSSSRIVDIQAKLSERALELLALPEDGVPRFLLDIGCGSGLSGETISESGHHWLGLDISASMLNVAVEREVEGDLLLGDMGQGLGLRPGVIDGAISISAVQWLCNADKSSHEPRLRLKAFFGSLYRCLSRGARAVFQVYPENIKQRELILRQALQAGFGGGLVVDYPHSTKKRKEFLVLTCGSVQTSIQTGKSDCDEGCSEDDSSEDEESGMVSMSDRNRPKKRQKSSNKKGKSREWILRKKEQSRRKGNDVPADSKYTGRKRKSRF, encoded by the exons ATGGCAAATCGACCTGAGTTGCTAGCTCCACCGGAGATATTCTACGATGAAACCGAAGCTCGGAAGTATACTTCTTCTTCCCGTATCGTCGATATTCAG GCTAAGTTGTCAGAGAGAGCTTTGGAGCTTCTTGCTTTGCCCGAAGATGGAGTTCCTAGATTCTTACTCGACATAG GTTGTGGATCTGGCCTGAGTGGGGAAACAATTTCTGAAAGCGGGCAtcattggcttggtttagacaTTTCAGCTTCTATGCTTA ATGTCGCTGTGGAAAGGGAAGTTGAGGGTGATCTTTTACTTGGTGATATGGGGCAG GGATTAGGTCTTCGTCCAGGAGTTATCGATGGTGCCATCAGTATATCAGCTGTTCAG TGGTTATGCAATGCGGATAAGTCATCGCATGAACCTCGTTTGAGGCTAAA GGCTTTCTTTGGGTCACTATACCGCTGCTTGTCAAGAGGAGCACGAGCCGTTTTTCAAGTGTACCCTGAGAATATCAAGCAGCGTGAATTGATTCTTCGCCAGGCCTTACAAGCTGGATTTGGAGGTGGACTTGTTGTTGACTATCCACACAG tactaagaaaagaaaagagttctTGGTCCTCACATGTGGTTCTGTTCAGACAAGTATTCAAACCGGTAAAAGTGACTGTGATGAGGGTTGCTCTGAAGATGACAGTAGCGAAGACGAAGAGAGTGGAATG GTGTCTATGTCAGATCGGAATAGGCCAAAGAAAAGGCAGAAGTCGTCAAACAAGAAAGGGAAAAGTAGGGAATGGATTTTAAGGAAGAAAGAGCAAAGTAGAAGAAAAGGAAACGATGTTCCTGCTGACTCCAAGTACACCGGTCGAAAACGCAAGTCGcgtttctag